In Brassica napus cultivar Da-Ae chromosome A3, Da-Ae, whole genome shotgun sequence, the sequence TATGCTTAACTATATAATAgcctttatattatttttgttcataATCGACCATACGTTTTGTTTCGTTAACTTTCAAGCTACATATAGGTGTAGaaacctttaaaccttaaccattaGACTATGGTGCTTTCACACTACAAcgtttaaaaaataagtttatctTCTCAACCATAAACTTATGTTTGGTACTTATTTTGGTCTGAGAATTTCATTATAGAAATATTTAGAATTGCAAAAATCTTGATTGAAAATTACGAAACAACGATTGAAATGACGCTTTCTTGGGTCACACGCTAGGTTTAGGTAATCTCTCGGCGTAATTAGCCAGCTTCTCATTTCCGAATACAAGAAAATCTTCGCGGCATACATATACGATATCTATACGCTTTCTTGGGTCACACGGTGTCATTGTGTATTTTCAGGACTAGAAGATACATCTCCATCGTGTTGTTGCAGGCTGGTGTGTGGAGTAAAACAAAAGGCTCATGTTCTCCAAGCAAATCCACAACACATGTAAGAATTTAGTTTCTGTAATCTGTAATCCTCCGTGGGgttattatatatacaagtcAAATGAACATTTCACTCCTGCGACTGAAACTTTGTAACGCAAAACAATGAATCAAGAATAGTTCTGGAACTTCTGTTCAGATGTTGACTACGCTCTCATTGCTCTCTGTCATTTCTTCTTGGAAAGGTTTGATAGAATCTGCAAAAAATAACAAGGTCAGAAGCTTAGCAGAGTCTTTGGCTGATCATAGACGGTTGTTATAAGCTCTTTGAAGACTGTACCTTCTCTTTGAGCATGCGGAAAGCTTCTTCTCCCATGGCTTCATCGAGTTCCTGAAACATCCACAAACAGTTTTGTCAATAACAGCCAAAAAGAAGAGGATACATGTAGTGTGTAGTAGATGAGCTTTTACCTTGAGAGGGTTGGAAGAGCTATCGATTTTGGTGATGAGTTTCTGTAGGGATTCATCCTTCAAAGCTTCTCGGATTTCACTAGAAGAAGCTGCAAGCAAgtttccaatattaaaaaaaaaatgtcgccAGTTATTCTATACGAGAGTCAGGTGGAAGAAGATTACCAATAGCCTCGAGCTGTGTCTTGTCTACAACATACTTTGCTTCCTCTGCAGTTATGTTTAGGGGTCTTGCCACTGGAACTTCCTTTGTTGCAGACGCACCTACCAAAACCCCATGTAAAAGTGACTTGAAACCAAAGTTGAAACGTTTGTTGTCTGATGCTAATATCTCTAGCTACTTTACCAATAGCCTCGAGCTGTGTCTTGTCTACAACATGCTTTGCTTCCTCTGCATTTACTGGTCTTGCCACAGCCATCTGAGCTTCCTTTGTTGGAGACGCATCTACAAAAAACCCAGGCAACGTGACTCAAACCAAAGTTCAATGTCTGATGGTAGCATTCTTGGCTACTTTAGAGGTTTGAAAAGCCATACCGCTACTACCACCAGCCTTGGCTTCTGTCTTTTCTACCACATCAGTTGTTTCCACAGGGACTTCCTTTGCTGGAGAAGTCGCTACAAAAACCAGATCATGACTCAAACCATGACTGACACTACTATGCTATTAATCTAATAAGCCCATCACAGATATgcaaaaccaaacaaaccaagaAAGGCTACTGAATCTGAATCAAGAAACAatcaaaatgattaaaatgaaCTAACCAGGCTTTTCCTCGGTTGAAGAAGGTTTAACACATGGAAGCTCTGCATCATTTGGTCAGATTACATAGTTAGAACACACTTCAACATAACCCCCCAAAGTGAATCAAGATTCTTCAGCTAAAACACATTCACATTACACAAAGAGATTTCTTCTATTGGGTTACAATCAACACGGTACACTCATCGATTCATCAATTACAAAGTCCAAGGCTTTAAGTCACAGTTAGAAACTAAACATCAATCAATGAAAGCTAACATGAAGAAAAGAACTTGCCTTTGTGCTTCTTGAAACAACCCACGGAGCAGCTGCAGCATCACACAATAACGAATGTACGATCAACATGACGCAGcttataagaagaagaagaagaagaagacgaagaaaggAGAAGGCTTACTAAGGAACAAGACAACAAGGACACTTGTACTTGGACACGACTCTCTCGCAGATTCCGCATGTTTGAGTAGCTCGAGGACTCATCTCTCTCTGTATCTCTTTCTCACCGAGCTACGCGATTCACGGAAGAGAGTTTGTTACCTCTTGAGAGAGCGAGAGAAAGAAATAAACAGAGAGAGCGAGAGTGAGAAAGGCCTAATGATCGGCCcattatgtttctctttttgttttcttttatttattttattgcttGTCGTTGAGAAAGCGCCGGAGAAGAGAAGATGAAGCTGAAGCAATTAGAAGGCTTGTTGGGTGATCTTCAACAGTTCTCTCATCCCAAAGTATTGCACCAAAAATATTACTTCTTTCTAATTAAAAATCGAATCTTTTCCTAACCAAACtctttattgttgttatttTTGTGTGTGTCGCAGGTAGAATTGGAGCAGTACCCAACTGGTCCTCACATTGCTTCTCGCATGCTCTTCACTGTAAAGTCTCTCTCTTTACCTCAAAAGCTTCTTCCTTTAGCTGTTTAATTGAATTTAGTGTGGGTTGTTGAATCAGTACGTGTCTTGTTTTAGGCAGAGAATTCATATGGGGACATAACTGATAAAGTAGTTGCAGACTTTGGTTGTGGCTGTGGTACTCTTAGTGCTGCTGCTGCTCTTCTAGATGCATCGTGAGTTATATTAAAGTCTTCATCTTTACTCTCatcaaaatactatttatattcATTCACCTTTCTTGCTTCAAAAACAGTTGTGTGATTGGATTCGATATCGACCCACAATCTCTTGAAACAGCAACACTTAATGCAGAGGAGCTTGAGGTTGGTAGTATACATTCTtctctttgctttttttttgagcaataCTCTTTGCTTTAATGTGGTTTGGTTTCAACAGGTGGAGATTGATTTTGTTCAGTGTGACGTTACAAAGTTAGAGTTAAAAGGTATAAAGACTCCTTTTGTTTTTAGAAGATGGAATGAATCTATTTTTGCTTAATCCTTGAGTTGTTGTAGGTCAGGTTGTGGATACTGTTGTGATGAATCCTCCCTTTGGTACACGGAAGAAAGGAGCTGACATGGAGTTTCTCTCTGCGGCTATGAAGGTCGCTTCTCAAGCTGTTTACTCTTTGCATAAGACATCAACTAGAGAAGTGAGCATCTTCCTTAACTATTTACACTTTTGTGTTTAAGGTTTTGTTTTGTGACTCATCTTTTCATTGTCACAGCACATTAAAAGGGCAGCGTTGCGTGATTTTAATGCTAAAAGTGCTGAAGTTATATGTGAGGTTGGGGGCTATCAACATCATATGAAACTCTGATGTTGAATGTGTTTGGAGATTCTAACTTTGTTCTCATGTTGTTCCCCTTGCAGCTACGTTATGACTTGCCCAAACTCTACAAGTTCCACAAGCGAAAAGAAGTTGATATTGCGGTTGATCTCTGGCGTTTTGAGCCTAGACAGAACTAGACCGCCATGATTATGTAATGTTTAGCTTTTTGAGTTAAAACTGATTATATGTGGAAGGATTTTATGATATGAACTCACAAACAAAGATAACTTCTTAAAGCTATTGTAGCAGCTCAGCTTGTTATAATCCTAAGCAGTTAAGCTTAGTGATCCCAGATGATTCATACCATGTTAGTATATCAACATCAATGGCTTTGGGTTATTCcatatataattgtatttttaagaaCATGTCTATGTCAAAAATCATTTTAAGCATGGACTGAATATAGTTCATATACGGAAGTTAATTAACAGCTTCACGTCAAACTGCATTTTATATACTTATGTTCAAGTAACAATCTTTTTCGATTTGAACAAACTAATTATAATAATCGAATAactcaaaataaatcaaaaacagAAGTGTCCCTTTTGATAGAACATATTCCAGAAAGTCAAAATTTTctgaataaaaaaatcaaagactACTCATAAACTCTGCATTATTTAGTAGatacattaattaataaaaactaataacTACTATAATTTTGATTAGTGGCAGGGAACAGCATGGATGCcaagttaattaattaatacaaaatcaGCCAATGTATCAAATCTGTACTATTTAAAAGAttgtttaaaacttaataaGTAATAATCATTCAGaaaggagagaagagaaagTTGGAAAGGTATTAGACTAATCAGTTTATAAATTCgtgattaattaataatatttgtatGGTTAATGGCTAATGGCTAATGGTGGAGGAAGCTTCATAGAACAGATATGAGATACTCCTTGATTTATTCGCTTAAAAGCTTATAAAAGATTCAGGCATCAACGAGTCTCATGATTTAAATATACCTTCACCCACGTGAGACGAACAATATAACTAGTCGATGGATGTCGCATTAGTCAATATGTACATTTTGTGTGAATCAATCAACAACATCGACCAGTCTGTGATAAATACGTATATGAATCATTTTTGTTATGCATCTGAAGACAGATGTTTACTGAATGTTAGCAATATACATAGTACAATACGAAGCTCCTTGTCATGAATGATTTCAATACGCATGGTTCGTTACTTTTTTTCGGTCTGAATGCAAATTTTATTGCAAATGGATCGTCCTTTACACACATCTGTATAATCTAACAACTTGATGTATAAAACGAAGCTCccacatgtatatataattgaGTTAATGGACCGAAGAAACTTACTTTTTTCAATTCGACAGCGCAATAAAACCATCAAGGCATCAACAAATAGATGCGAATGAATAATGAATTTAAAGGGAATATATCATTAAACAATACATTATAattcatagatttatataaaTGATCCCAATAATTTAGGCATAACATTAGAAAACATTAGGCATAACCTTAAAATTAAACCAACATGTCGATAAGCCCATATCCAATGATAGATCACGCAAGACAACTAGCTAGGGATGTCGTTTGAGGtacacattttattttatgttatactTTGGAAGAGAGAGGAGGACCAAACTCAATTTGCatttttagaacttttttttataggaTATATTACGAGATTGTAGAGAATACtacttcaatatattttttgattgaTAGATTTTTATATACTGTTTCTAAGTAAACTATGTATTTTACTTGAACTAGTAACTATATTTTGATTtgcgctttcaaagcgcagattttttttttttttttaattgacaattatttagtaaatgttatattttcatatatttgtgttttattttataaaagacttaaactttttatttttatttatcgtatttcattttaaataactatttatgtttaaaaaattaaactttatttatttaatgaattaaattgGTATAACtgtgataaattaattttattatgtggttagtattttaataaaaaaaattatatacttttaataaagatttatacttttcaatgaaaaatttaatttttttatgaatgcttaaattatattaagaaaaaaaataataattaagaatagttgaaaaacaattatttaaacttggactcaatggtccaaaataaaaaaaaatgtgagaattgaatctgattttttaatcggTCTAAATGGCCCAAGAAAGATCTGATGTTAGTTGGATCCAAAAAAATGAcccaatataaatatgttattaatattatttgattgtccttaatgaaatatgcaatgttagtaaagaaaatGATAGGTTAAAgtaaaaagaataatataatcatgctttaatagtataaatacgAATATTAAATCTGTAAAATAAACATGAATATTTTGAAGTTTGAACTATATAACTCGATTTAACCAATAATTTTGTGGATATTGTTGTATAAGGTTGCGTTCTATATAAAAGATACAATCTAAGATGAAAAAACAAGATTTATATACCGGTGTGCACCAATAATCAATCTTGACGTAGAATATAGCTTGCTTACAAATGTCTGGTCAACTTTGtgatcatttaaaattttagaagtGGTTCgagtttaaataaaatcagtGTAATTACTAAACTATAGCTAAATCATACCATTAAATATGTATTAATCGGAAGTGAGTTTTGTAGGCAACTAGATAGAGATGATGACCTTGGAAACTGCGACATCAGCTTCCTGAATCCTGAAGCCCTTGCATGTGGCGAGATGCTCTTCTTTTGTCAAACACCTcgctttttgttttctttattgtttCCTAAGCTTATGCACTAGTAGTTTAAAATTGAAACCTTTTTACTTCCACAAGTTAAATAAGTACGATTTGTATTATAAGAACTTAACTATAAGACCTTTAAATGTGAACACTTGACTCTTATAATATGTATATGATGGCTGATCTAAAGCAATAATTCAATTAATTTTGAACTTCTCGAAATATTTACATGGTATGATATTGGATTCCTCAATTCGTTGTGTTCCGTGCAAAGGTGCAATTAAAAGCATATACGAGCTACTGTATTATTATACGAATTACATTTAACTTTGTAAATTTGCAAGAAAAATAATCGTTCTCATTATTATTCAAACTGTTTAAGTAATGTTAAATTCCACTAAACGAATTTCATTGTAGcattttttaataatgtatgTAAACTTTAtaaggccctgttcgtttgtacatctggaagatgcatccagatggtccatctagatgtcttatccagatgctccatctgggtgttgttcgtttTTTCATTTCgtccagatgaatcatctgaatgcaactatgttcgtttgctttttattttttaactttcatctGCATCTaggtggacttgttaataaaatgattaaaatataatttttacgtttcggcggaaaaataacatttttacggttttgggcgaaaatatttttgcggtttttgagaaaaaatatgtgttttcgcaaaaaagtgcatttttatggttttgacggaaaaatacGTATCTtgcgatttttcggttttggcgagaaaatgcaattttccggttttggcgggaaaatgcaattttccggttttggcgggaaaatgcaattttccggttttggcgggaaaatgcaattttccggttttggcgggaaaatacgtttttccagttttggcgggaaaatacatttttccagttttggcgggaaaatacatttttccggttttgacggaaaaatgcgttttccggttttgacgagaaaatgcgtttttccggttttagcgggaaaatatgttttccgattttagcgggaaaatacgttttgcagttttggcgggaaaatttaatttccgattttggcggtaaaattgtgtttttcagttttgacggaaaaatgcgtttttccggttttggcgggaaaattcagttttccggttttggcgggaaaatttcattttccggttttggcaaaaaatgcgttttttcgtttttggcgagaaaatgcgattttccggttttggcgggaaaatgcttttttttttgcggttttggccggaaaatgttttttggagttttggcgGAAATATGcgtttttgggttttggcgggaaaatgcattttttcggttttggtcgaAAAATGCGGTTTACTGGTTTAGccaaaaaaatgtgtttttatgaaatgtgtgttttatgtttttttagcggaaaaacgtatcttgcgattttggcgggaaaatgtgtttttcagtttttgcgagaaaatacattttttggttttagcgggaaaatatatatgcaaaaaaatagaatttacggtttaaaaataatattttgattttaaaaggtcatttttgtcatttatcattttggactgagctagatgcatctgcatccagatgcaccatcaagactcaccttcatttgggtgagaatttgagatgagtttttaaaagttcagctgggtgatccatctggatgtagcactataatgcacaaaacgaacatcaatttgcatcttcacccagatgaatcacctgggtgagcaaacgaacagggcctaaTTCATCAACACTTGGTGGAGATAAAC encodes:
- the LOC106386095 gene encoding zinc finger HIT domain-containing protein 3 isoform X2 — translated: MSPRATQTCGICERVVSKYKCPCCLVPYCSVGCFKKHKELPCVKPSSTEEKPAKEVPVETTDVVEKTEAKAGGSSDASPTKEAQMAVARPVNAEEAKHVVDKTQLEAIGASATKEVPVARPLNITAEEAKYVVDKTQLEAIASSSEIREALKDESLQKLITKIDSSSNPLKELDEAMGEEAFRMLKEKILSNLSKKK
- the LOC106386095 gene encoding putative box C/D snoRNA protein SPCC613.07 isoform X1; its protein translation is MSPRATQTCGICERVVSKYKCPCCLVPYCSVGCFKKHKELPCVKPSSTEEKPATSPAKEVPVETTDVVEKTEAKAGGSSDASPTKEAQMAVARPVNAEEAKHVVDKTQLEAIGASATKEVPVARPLNITAEEAKYVVDKTQLEAIASSSEIREALKDESLQKLITKIDSSSNPLKELDEAMGEEAFRMLKEKILSNLSKKK
- the LOC106386096 gene encoding rRNA N6-adenosine-methyltransferase METTL5-like; amino-acid sequence: MKLKQLEGLLGDLQQFSHPKVELEQYPTGPHIASRMLFTAENSYGDITDKVVADFGCGCGTLSAAAALLDASCVIGFDIDPQSLETATLNAEELEVEIDFVQCDVTKLELKGQVVDTVVMNPPFGTRKKGADMEFLSAAMKVASQAVYSLHKTSTREHIKRAALRDFNAKSAEVICELRYDLPKLYKFHKRKEVDIAVDLWRFEPRQN
- the LOC106386095 gene encoding zinc finger HIT domain-containing protein 3 isoform X3, producing the protein MSPRATQTCGICERVVSKYKCPCCLVPYCSVGCFKKHKELPCVKPSSTEEKPATSPAKEVPVETTDVVEKTEAKAGGSSDASPTKEAQMAVARPVNAEEAKHVVDKTQLEAIASSSEIREALKDESLQKLITKIDSSSNPLKELDEAMGEEAFRMLKEKILSNLSKKK